In Arthrobacter sp. MN05-02, one genomic interval encodes:
- the rpsT gene encoding 30S ribosomal protein S20, with translation MANIKSQKKRILTNEKARQRNNSVKSELKTAIRAVNTAVEGADKDAAATALQAASRKLDKAVSKGVLHKNNAANRKSAISKKVNAL, from the coding sequence GTGGCAAATATCAAGTCCCAGAAGAAGCGCATCCTCACCAACGAAAAGGCGAGGCAGCGCAACAACTCGGTCAAGTCCGAGCTCAAGACCGCCATCCGCGCCGTGAACACGGCCGTCGAGGGCGCTGACAAGGACGCTGCCGCTACGGCGCTGCAGGCAGCCAGCCGCAAGCTCGACAAGGCTGTCAGCAAGGGTGTGCTGCACAAGAACAACGCAGCGAACCGCAAGTCCGCGATCTCCAAGAAGGTCAACGCGCTCTGA
- the hrcA gene encoding heat-inducible transcription repressor HrcA, with protein MSEPRRLEVLRAIVEDYVHSREPVGSKALVDRHQLGVSSATIRNDMAVLEEEGLIAATHTSSGRIPTDKGYRLFVDRISEVKPLSAPEKKAIQTLLEGAEDLDDVMDRTVRLLAQLTNQVAVVQFPRVGGASVRHIEFVLLAPQQILVVLIATNGTVQQRIVRTHADLQEAELAELKQRILSAVSGVKLSALPAELAVAASQLPPGLRAHGSTIGRALEQLAGLGRDDRILLAGTANLARSTGDFPLSIGPILEALEEQVVMLRLLSEMEYDARGISVRIGSENPYGGLSEASVVATGYGPDAGAKLGILGPTRMDYPTTMAAVRAVARYLSRILEE; from the coding sequence GTGAGTGAACCACGACGCCTGGAGGTGCTCCGGGCCATCGTCGAGGACTACGTCCATTCGCGGGAGCCCGTCGGCTCCAAGGCCCTGGTCGACCGCCACCAGCTCGGTGTCTCGTCCGCCACGATCCGTAACGACATGGCCGTCCTCGAGGAGGAGGGCCTGATCGCCGCAACCCACACCAGTTCGGGCCGGATCCCCACGGACAAGGGCTACCGGCTCTTCGTGGACCGCATCTCCGAGGTGAAGCCGCTCTCCGCGCCGGAGAAGAAGGCCATCCAGACGCTGCTCGAAGGAGCGGAGGACCTCGACGACGTGATGGACCGGACGGTCCGGCTGCTGGCGCAGCTCACCAACCAGGTGGCCGTGGTGCAGTTCCCCCGGGTCGGTGGGGCATCCGTGCGGCACATCGAGTTCGTGCTGCTCGCGCCCCAGCAGATCCTCGTGGTCCTGATCGCGACGAATGGCACGGTCCAGCAACGGATCGTACGGACGCACGCAGACCTCCAGGAAGCCGAGCTGGCGGAGCTGAAGCAGCGGATCCTCTCCGCGGTGTCGGGCGTGAAGCTCTCCGCCCTTCCCGCCGAACTCGCCGTCGCGGCCTCGCAGCTGCCCCCCGGGCTGAGGGCCCACGGGAGTACCATCGGAAGGGCGCTCGAGCAGCTCGCGGGACTCGGCCGTGACGACCGCATCCTGCTGGCGGGTACGGCGAACCTCGCGAGGTCCACGGGCGACTTCCCGCTGAGCATCGGGCCCATCCTCGAGGCGCTCGAGGAGCAGGTGGTGATGCTCCGGCTCCTGTCGGAGATGGAGTACGACGCGCGGGGGATCTCGGTGAGGATCGGCAGCGAGAACCCCTACGGAGGCCTGTCGGAGGCCTCCGTGGTCGCGACGGGCTACGGTCCCGATGCCGGTGCGAAGCTCGGCATCCTCGGACCCACCCGGATGGACTATCCGACGACGATGGCCGCGGTGCGCGCCGTCGCCCGCTATCTCTCGAGGATCCTCGAGGAGTAG
- a CDS encoding hypothetical protein (possible pseudo due to frameshift) — protein MPSALPLGLPAPEDGVLPGGAADGAHGRDFCLYVHIPFCAVRCGYCDFNTYTATELGGGASQDAYAGSVLAELALGARVLEASGVPARPLSTVFFGGGTPTLLPAEDLASILRAATAQWGVWRRTPRSRPRPTPTPSRRSRCAS, from the coding sequence ATGCCTAGCGCCCTTCCACTCGGCCTGCCGGCACCCGAGGACGGCGTCCTGCCTGGAGGGGCGGCGGACGGCGCGCACGGACGCGACTTCTGCCTCTATGTGCACATCCCGTTCTGTGCCGTCCGGTGCGGCTACTGCGACTTCAACACCTACACCGCGACGGAGCTGGGCGGCGGGGCATCGCAGGACGCCTACGCGGGATCGGTGCTGGCGGAGCTGGCCCTCGGCGCGCGCGTCCTCGAGGCCTCCGGAGTACCGGCCCGGCCGCTGTCGACCGTCTTCTTCGGCGGAGGCACGCCCACGCTCCTGCCGGCCGAAGACCTCGCCTCGATCCTGCGCGCCGCCACCGCACAGTGGGGGGTCTGGCGGCGGACGCCGAGGTCACGACCGAGGCCAACCCCGACTCCGTCACGCCGGAGTCGCTGCGCGTCCTGA
- a CDS encoding hypothetical protein (possible pseudo due to frameshift) produces the protein MGGLAADAEVTTEANPDSVTPESLRVLKEAGFTRVSFGMQSAVPHVLAVLDRTHSPERVPQAVQWAREAGLKVSLDLIYGTPGESLEDWRTSLATALSYGPDHISAYALIIEDGTRLASRIRRGQVPPIDDDDHADKYALAEEMLTAGGLHWYEVSNWARTPADECRHNLAYWRGSDWWGAGPGAHSHVGGTRWWNVKHPRPYAEALSGGRSPAAGREILSVEDRYVEDVMLRVRLREGLPAGSLTVTGRRAIAGLIADGLVEPAAAFAGRVVLTFRGRLLADAVVRRLLPD, from the coding sequence GTGGGGGGTCTGGCGGCGGACGCCGAGGTCACGACCGAGGCCAACCCCGACTCCGTCACGCCGGAGTCGCTGCGCGTCCTGAAGGAGGCCGGCTTCACCCGCGTCTCGTTCGGCATGCAATCGGCAGTGCCTCACGTGCTCGCCGTGCTCGACCGCACCCATTCGCCCGAGCGTGTGCCGCAGGCCGTGCAGTGGGCGCGCGAGGCCGGCCTGAAGGTGAGCCTGGACCTGATCTACGGGACGCCGGGGGAGTCGCTGGAGGACTGGCGGACCTCCCTGGCCACGGCCCTCTCCTATGGTCCCGACCACATCTCCGCGTACGCGCTCATCATCGAGGACGGCACGCGGCTGGCCTCGCGCATCCGCCGCGGGCAGGTACCGCCCATCGACGACGACGACCACGCCGACAAGTACGCCCTCGCGGAGGAGATGCTGACCGCCGGCGGCCTGCACTGGTACGAGGTGAGCAACTGGGCGCGGACTCCCGCCGACGAGTGCCGCCACAACCTCGCCTACTGGCGAGGGAGCGACTGGTGGGGTGCGGGGCCGGGGGCGCACTCGCACGTCGGCGGCACGCGCTGGTGGAACGTGAAGCATCCGCGCCCGTACGCCGAGGCATTGAGCGGCGGCCGGTCACCCGCCGCAGGGCGCGAGATCCTGTCGGTGGAGGACCGCTATGTGGAGGACGTCATGCTGCGCGTACGGCTCCGCGAAGGGCTTCCGGCCGGCTCCCTGACGGTGACGGGCCGCAGGGCGATCGCCGGGCTGATCGCCGACGGGCTCGTGGAGCCTGCCGCAGCCTTCGCGGGCCGGGTGGTCCTGACCTTCCGTGGCAGGCTGCTCGCGGACGCCGTCGTGCGGAGACTGCTGCCGGACTGA
- a CDS encoding ribosomal RNA small subunit methyltransferase E → MTRPLFFGPGEAVRAAAPGAVFVLGGDEGRHAATVRRLTAGERIDVSDGSGYRIGGLVSAVGAGTVELTVESAGQDPAPRHRLVLVQALAKGGRDEQAVESATELGVDAVVPWHAERSIVRWRGDKEEKGRQKWTSLVAAASKQSRRSFVPTVHGVVDTPRLVAWASTVDRVVVLHEDAEVSLADKVSALRASGALDVPSSTAVVVGPEGGISDTELARLRTVGASTARLGPHVLRSSSAGPAALVLLNHLLGRW, encoded by the coding sequence ATGACGCGACCCCTCTTCTTCGGACCGGGTGAAGCCGTCAGGGCCGCTGCGCCCGGCGCGGTGTTCGTCCTCGGCGGTGACGAGGGGCGCCACGCCGCGACGGTCCGGCGACTCACGGCGGGTGAGCGCATCGACGTCTCCGACGGTTCGGGCTACCGGATCGGCGGCCTGGTCTCGGCGGTCGGGGCGGGGACCGTCGAGCTGACGGTGGAGAGCGCAGGGCAGGATCCGGCGCCCCGGCACCGCCTGGTGCTCGTCCAGGCCCTCGCGAAGGGCGGCCGCGACGAGCAGGCCGTCGAGTCGGCCACCGAACTCGGCGTCGACGCCGTCGTGCCCTGGCATGCCGAACGCAGCATCGTCCGCTGGCGCGGGGACAAGGAGGAGAAGGGCCGGCAGAAGTGGACGTCCCTCGTGGCCGCGGCCTCGAAGCAGTCACGCCGCTCGTTCGTCCCGACCGTCCATGGCGTGGTGGACACACCGCGACTGGTGGCCTGGGCGTCGACGGTGGATCGGGTCGTCGTCCTCCACGAGGACGCGGAGGTGTCCCTCGCCGACAAGGTGTCGGCGCTGCGCGCGTCCGGCGCCCTCGACGTCCCGTCGTCGACCGCAGTGGTCGTCGGTCCGGAGGGCGGCATCAGCGACACCGAGCTGGCCCGACTGCGGACCGTCGGTGCGAGCACGGCCCGCCTGGGCCCGCATGTCCTGCGGTCGTCCTCGGCCGGTCCGGCCGCGCTCGTGCTGCTGAACCACCTGCTCGGTCGCTGGTAG
- a CDS encoding DNA polymerase III subunit delta → MRPAGVVLLSGPEEYLASRAAESIRAQVRTAQPGAELVWFDAGTYDAGTLTMQASPSLFGDWKIIEVAGLAQMNDAFLVDALDYLTDPAPDVVLVMRHSGGNRGKKLLDAIKAARATVVDCQPLKKDGEKAEFVTTEFRLARRRIDPDAVRALVAAVGSQLPELAAACQQLMADTAGDISAETVEKYYGGRVEATGFKVADAALAGRTAQALSMLRHALATGADPVPIVAALAMKVRAVAKVHGVRGSSLQLAKDLGMAPWQVDQARKEAQRFSSEALARCIRARRSRRAGEGRSTGSRVRRRTGRHRHRPGRRLTPQGPDQRCGGAGIRPASPGGSRHQIAAIPAH, encoded by the coding sequence GTGCGCCCCGCCGGCGTCGTCCTGCTCTCCGGTCCCGAGGAGTACCTGGCGTCCCGGGCTGCGGAATCGATCCGGGCACAGGTGCGCACGGCGCAGCCCGGAGCGGAACTGGTCTGGTTCGATGCCGGAACCTATGACGCGGGGACCCTGACCATGCAGGCCAGTCCGTCGCTGTTCGGGGACTGGAAGATCATCGAGGTGGCGGGGCTGGCACAGATGAACGATGCGTTCCTGGTCGACGCGCTCGACTACCTCACGGACCCGGCGCCCGATGTCGTCCTGGTGATGCGCCACTCGGGCGGGAACCGTGGGAAGAAGCTGCTCGACGCGATCAAGGCCGCCAGGGCCACCGTCGTCGACTGCCAGCCTCTGAAGAAGGACGGGGAGAAGGCGGAGTTCGTCACCACCGAGTTCCGCCTGGCACGCCGGCGCATCGATCCGGATGCCGTCCGGGCACTCGTCGCCGCGGTGGGTTCGCAGCTCCCGGAGCTGGCGGCAGCCTGCCAGCAGCTCATGGCGGACACCGCGGGCGACATCTCGGCCGAGACGGTGGAGAAGTACTACGGCGGCCGCGTCGAGGCGACCGGCTTCAAGGTGGCCGATGCAGCGCTGGCAGGGCGGACCGCGCAGGCACTGTCCATGCTGCGCCATGCTCTCGCCACGGGGGCGGATCCCGTCCCCATCGTCGCCGCGCTCGCCATGAAGGTCCGCGCCGTCGCGAAGGTTCATGGAGTCCGCGGATCCTCGCTGCAGCTCGCGAAGGATCTGGGGATGGCGCCGTGGCAGGTGGACCAGGCACGCAAGGAGGCCCAGCGTTTCAGCTCCGAGGCCCTGGCCCGCTGCATCCGCGCTCGCCGCAGCCGACGCGCAGGTGAAGGGCGAAGCACGGGATCCCGTGTACGCCGTCGAACGGGCCGTCACCGTCATCGCCCTGGGCGACGGCTGACGCCGCAGGGCCCGGATCAGCGCTGCGGCGGGGCCGGGATCCGGCCGGCGTCGCCGGGCGGTTCCCGGCACCAGATCGCTGCGATCCCGGCCCATTAA
- a CDS encoding membrane protein produces the protein MPNTADHQHHGRGESQPAFEGTPANALPLTASEDRQFATLAHFGGILGFIPSLLIFLIFKDRGPFTAQESKEALNFTLPPTMLALVAWLLSLVPVIGAIFAVVNALIWVTITIFSVHAGIQVNRGRPYRYPLNLRLVH, from the coding sequence TTGCCCAACACCGCCGACCACCAGCACCACGGACGGGGCGAGTCCCAGCCCGCGTTCGAAGGAACGCCGGCAAACGCCCTCCCCCTGACCGCGTCGGAGGACCGCCAGTTCGCGACCCTGGCGCACTTCGGCGGCATCCTGGGATTCATCCCGTCCCTGCTGATCTTCCTCATCTTCAAGGACCGGGGCCCCTTCACCGCGCAGGAGTCCAAGGAGGCGCTGAATTTCACGCTTCCGCCGACGATGCTCGCGCTGGTTGCCTGGCTCCTGTCGCTGGTGCCGGTCATCGGCGCGATCTTCGCCGTCGTGAACGCCCTCATCTGGGTCACGATCACCATCTTCTCGGTCCACGCCGGCATCCAGGTCAACCGCGGTCGGCCGTACCGGTATCCGCTGAACCTGCGCCTCGTCCACTAG
- the dnaJ2 gene encoding chaperone protein DnaJ 2 — MAQGATGEEIKKAYRKLARKLHPDVNPGDDAAEEFKLVTRAYEVLSDPQKRRVYDTTGNENGTDNGYGSGYSGSGFAFQDIFETFFGGGGQQAGAPSRTRRGQDALINVRIDLRDAVFGTNKKIEVDTAEVCPTCDGTCCQPGTSPRTCDICGGSGQVQRAVRSILGQVMTSAPCGTCQGYGTVIPSPCHECSGEGRIRARRTLTIKVPAGVSTGTRIQLAGQGEAGIAGGPQGDLYVEIRVETNATFLRDGDDLHVTLSVPMTAAALGTTVHLDTYDGDQELVIKPGTQSGEILTLRGLGVTHLRNQGRGDLRVHLNVETPRNVDHQQEELLRKLAELRNEEYTDGQLASSGSGVFARLRERLGNR; from the coding sequence GTGGCGCAGGGTGCGACCGGGGAGGAAATCAAGAAGGCGTACCGCAAGCTCGCCCGGAAACTCCACCCGGACGTGAACCCCGGGGACGACGCCGCGGAGGAGTTCAAGCTCGTCACCCGGGCGTACGAGGTGCTGTCCGACCCGCAGAAGCGGCGGGTGTACGACACGACGGGCAACGAGAACGGGACGGACAACGGTTACGGCTCGGGCTACTCGGGCTCCGGCTTCGCCTTCCAGGACATCTTCGAGACCTTCTTCGGGGGCGGCGGGCAGCAGGCCGGCGCACCCTCGCGGACGCGACGCGGCCAGGACGCCCTCATCAACGTCCGCATCGACCTTCGGGACGCCGTCTTCGGGACCAACAAGAAGATCGAGGTGGACACCGCCGAGGTCTGCCCCACGTGTGACGGCACCTGCTGCCAGCCCGGCACCTCGCCGCGGACCTGCGACATCTGTGGCGGCTCCGGCCAGGTCCAGCGCGCCGTGCGCTCGATCCTCGGCCAGGTCATGACGAGCGCGCCCTGCGGCACGTGCCAGGGCTACGGCACCGTGATCCCCAGCCCCTGCCACGAGTGCAGCGGCGAGGGACGCATCCGTGCCCGCCGTACCCTCACCATCAAGGTCCCCGCCGGAGTCAGCACCGGTACGCGCATCCAGCTGGCCGGACAGGGCGAGGCAGGCATCGCGGGCGGACCCCAGGGTGACCTCTACGTGGAGATCCGGGTCGAGACGAATGCGACCTTCCTGCGCGACGGCGACGACCTGCACGTGACGCTGAGTGTGCCGATGACGGCTGCGGCGCTCGGTACCACGGTCCACCTGGACACCTACGACGGCGACCAGGAGCTGGTCATCAAGCCGGGAACCCAGTCCGGCGAGATCCTCACGCTGCGCGGCCTCGGCGTGACGCACCTGCGGAACCAGGGCAGGGGAGACCTGCGGGTCCACCTCAACGTCGAGACACCCCGCAACGTCGACCACCAGCAGGAGGAACTCCTCCGCAAGCTCGCGGAACTGCGCAACGAGGAGTACACGGACGGACAGCTGGCCAGCAGCGGTTCCGGCGTGTTCGCGCGCCTGCGGGAGCGTCTCGGGAACCGCTGA
- the lepA gene encoding elongation factor 4, producing the protein MSPMARTAPVPAATDPAIIRNFCIIAHIDHGKSTLADRMLQLTGAVEQRDMKAQYLDRMDIERERGITIKSQAVRLPWEVDGTSYALNMIDTPGHVDFTYEVSRSLAACEGAILLVDAAQGIEAQTLANLYLAMENNLTIIPVLNKIDLPAAQPEKYAAELASLIGGEPEDVLMVSGKTGVGVEALMDKIVRDLPAPTGDPDAPARAMIFDSVYDTYRGVVTYVRVVDGKLSPRERIQMMSTRASHELLEIGVSSPEPKPSKGLGVGEVGYLITGVKDVRQSKVGDTVTNLAKPAAESLGGYQDPKPMVFSGLYPLDGTDYPVLRDALAKFTLNDAALVYEPETSAALGFGFRVGFLGLLHLEITRERLEREYNLDLISTAPNVEYEVTLEDKRILKVTNPSEYPVGKIAEVREPMVSATILAPSEFVGAIMELCQQRRGVLGGMDYLSEDRVEIRYRLPLAEIVFDFFDLLKSKTRGYGSLDWKADGDQVSDLVKVDILLQGEQVDAFSAITHRDKAYAYGVMMTGKLRELIPRQQFEVPIQAAIGARASSRVRASAPSGRTSSPSATAVTSRASASCSRSRRKARSA; encoded by the coding sequence GTGTCACCCATGGCCCGCACCGCGCCGGTGCCCGCCGCCACCGATCCGGCGATCATTCGGAATTTCTGCATCATCGCCCACATCGATCATGGCAAGTCCACCTTGGCCGACCGCATGCTCCAGCTCACCGGAGCCGTCGAGCAGCGGGACATGAAGGCGCAGTACCTCGACCGGATGGACATCGAGCGTGAGCGCGGCATCACGATCAAGTCCCAGGCTGTCCGGCTGCCGTGGGAGGTGGACGGCACCTCCTACGCCCTGAACATGATCGACACCCCCGGCCACGTCGACTTCACCTATGAGGTGTCACGCTCGCTCGCGGCGTGCGAAGGGGCGATCCTGCTCGTCGACGCAGCGCAGGGCATCGAAGCCCAGACCCTCGCGAACCTGTACCTCGCGATGGAGAACAACCTCACGATCATCCCGGTCCTGAACAAGATCGACCTGCCCGCCGCGCAGCCGGAGAAGTACGCCGCGGAGCTGGCGAGCCTCATCGGCGGCGAGCCCGAGGACGTCCTGATGGTCTCCGGGAAGACCGGCGTCGGCGTCGAGGCCCTGATGGACAAGATCGTGCGCGACCTTCCCGCCCCGACCGGGGATCCGGATGCGCCGGCCCGCGCGATGATCTTCGACTCCGTGTACGACACGTACCGCGGCGTGGTGACCTACGTCCGCGTCGTCGACGGCAAGCTCAGCCCCCGCGAGCGCATCCAGATGATGTCCACGCGTGCCAGTCATGAACTGCTCGAGATCGGCGTCAGTTCGCCCGAGCCGAAGCCCTCCAAGGGGCTCGGCGTCGGCGAGGTGGGATACCTCATCACCGGTGTGAAGGACGTGCGCCAGTCGAAGGTCGGCGACACCGTCACCAATCTGGCCAAGCCTGCCGCGGAGTCGCTGGGAGGCTACCAGGATCCGAAGCCCATGGTCTTCTCGGGCCTCTACCCGCTCGACGGCACGGACTACCCCGTGCTGCGGGACGCGCTCGCGAAGTTCACCCTGAACGACGCCGCACTCGTCTACGAGCCGGAGACGTCGGCGGCGCTGGGCTTCGGTTTCCGCGTCGGCTTCCTCGGCCTGCTGCACCTCGAGATCACGAGGGAGCGGCTCGAGCGCGAGTACAACCTGGACCTGATCTCGACGGCGCCGAACGTCGAGTACGAGGTTACGCTCGAGGACAAGCGCATCCTGAAGGTCACCAATCCGAGCGAGTACCCGGTGGGCAAGATCGCCGAGGTGCGCGAGCCCATGGTGTCCGCCACGATCCTCGCTCCGTCGGAGTTCGTCGGCGCGATCATGGAGCTGTGCCAGCAGCGCCGCGGCGTCCTCGGCGGCATGGACTACCTGTCCGAGGACCGCGTCGAGATCCGGTACCGGCTTCCCCTGGCGGAGATCGTCTTCGACTTCTTCGACCTGCTCAAGTCGAAGACCCGCGGGTACGGCTCGCTGGACTGGAAGGCCGACGGCGACCAGGTCTCCGACCTCGTGAAGGTGGACATCCTCCTGCAGGGCGAACAGGTGGACGCCTTCAGCGCCATCACCCACCGGGACAAGGCCTACGCCTACGGTGTCATGATGACGGGCAAGCTCCGCGAGCTCATCCCGCGCCAGCAGTTCGAGGTACCCATCCAGGCCGCCATCGGCGCGCGCGCATCATCGCGCGTGAGAGCATCCGCGCCATCCGGAAGGACGTCCTCGCCAAGTGCTACGGCGGTGACATCACGCGCAAGCGCAAGCTGCTCGAGAAGCAGAAGGAAGGCAAGAAGCGCATGA